TCGATAGGCCTGGAACTCCAGCCATTCGCGCACATCGTCGGGAAACCGCGACCATTCCTGCGGCGTCGCGAGGAATTCGCGCACCCGCGCGGCCAGGTTGGTCGACAGCGGCATCCGGCTGCCGCCATAGGTCGGGATCCGCGCCGGCCGCGACGTCGCACGGACGATCAAATCCTCGGTGTCGATCTTCATCACCTCGAGGCTGAGCCCCGCGAAGAAGAAGGTGTCACCGTGCGACAGCGTCGACGCGAATGCTTCCTCGACCTTGCCGAGCTGCCGCCCGTTGTTGAACCGCACCTGCAGCATCGTCGCCTCGACGATGATTCCTGCGTTCAGCCTATGCTGGCCGATGAATTTAGGGTGGCTGACGCGCCACGACCCATCGGCATCCTGCGTCAGCCGCTTGAACTTGTCATAGGCCTTGAGGCTGTAGCCCCCGTCGCGGATGAACCCGAGCACACGCTCGAACGTGTCGGTCGGCAGCGCGGAATAGGGCAGGGCGGAGCGGATCTCGTCGAGCAGCGCGTCCTGGTGGAACGGCGCCGCGCACGCGCACGCCATCACGTGTTGTGCCAGCACGTCGAGCCCGCCTTCGCGGAAGATGTCGGCATCGAGCTCGCCGGCCTCGACCGCATCCAGCGCCGCGCGCGCTTCCAGATATTCGAACCGGTTCCCCGGCACGACGATCGCCTCCGACGATTCGTCGAGCCGGTGGTTCGCGCGCCCGATCCGCTGCAGCAGCCGCGACGATCCCTTGGGCGCGCCCATCTGGATCACGCAGTCGACATCGCCCCAGTCTACCCCCAGGTCGAGGCTCGCGGTCGCGACCAATGCGCGCAGCTTGCCCTCCGCCATCGCCCCCTCGACGCGCTGCCGCGCTTCCTTGGCGAGGCTCCCGTGATGCACCCCGATCGGCAGCGAATTGACGTTCACCTTCCACAGATCCTGGAAGATGAGTTCCGCCAGACTGCGCGTGTTGCAGAACACGATCGAGGTCCGGTGCGCCTCGATCTGCGTCATCACCTGTTCCGCGGCATAGCGCCCCGAATGCCCCGACCAGGGGATCCGCCCCTCAGGGAGCAGGATCTCGATATTGGGCTCGGCGCCCGCCTCGCCAGCCACGCTCGCGACCTGGTCGATATCGCCATCGGGGGCGAGCCACGCGCGATAGCCATCGGCATCGGCGACCGTCGCCGACAGCGCGACGCGTCGCATCCCCGGCGAGATCCGCTGCAACCGCGCCATGCACAACGACAACAGGTCGCCGCGCTTGCCGGTTGCGAACGCATGGACCTCGTCGACCACGATCGTGCGGATCCCCTCGAACATCGTGAAGCTGTCGGGATAGCTCAGCAGCAGCGACAGCGATTCGGGCGTCGTCAGCAGGATCTGCGGCGGCTTGATGCGTTGCCGCGCCTTCTTGTCCGACGGCGTGTCGCCGGTCCGCGTCTCGACGCGGATGTCGAGCCCCATTTCCTCGATCGGGGTGATCAGGTTGCGCTGCACGTCGACCGCCAGCGCCTTCAGCGGCGATACGTACAGCGTGTGCAGCCCCTCGGTCGGGTCCTCGACGAGTTCGGAGAGCGTCGGCAGGAACCCGGCGAGCGTCTTCCCCGCGCCGGTCGCCGCGACCAGCAGCGCATGTCGCCCCGCGCGACCCTGCTCCAGCATCTCCACCTGATGCCGCCGCGGCCGCCAACCCCGTGCGGCGAACCAGTTTTCCAGGATCGGGGGAAGGTCGGTCACGGCCTGTTCACGCATCGTCGTGATATGGGGGCGTAATGTCGGACCGCCATGGACGTGCGCCCCGCGTCCTGTTTTTTGACGTCCGACCCGATCGAAAGGCTCTTCGTGCTGCTTCGCTATTGCCTCCTGCCACTGTCGTTGCTCGCCCTCCTGCCATTCGCCAATGCCGATGCCGCGACGAAGTTCTTCGTCGGCGCAGGCGGCCGGGTCCGCCTGTCGCACCCGGCCAATCTCAACCCGACGCGGACTTTCTCGGGCCGCGCGCTGATGACCGCCGGCTGGCGCACGATGTGGGACGGCAAGCCTGTCGGCCGCGGTATCGGCGTCGCGCGCTTCTGGCAGATCGCCAAGCCCCGCGACGGCGTCGGTCAGGTGATCGAGATGGTCCAGATCGGCTTCAGCCGCGACGCCGGCGTCATCGCCCGCTGCGGCACCGACGGCGCGAAGGGGCCGAACGGCCGGCGCCTGCCCGACCGCATGCTCGGCGGCCATCGCTGGACCGCGTACAGCAACGGCGACGCCGGCATGAGCCAGGGCATCGCTGCGACCAACCTGCGCACCGTGGTCGAGGGCACGTGCTACGCGGTCGACCGCATCACCTACAGCATCAAGGCCGCCGGCGCCCCGTCGCGCACCGCGCCGACCCAGGCGGTGGCAGCTGCCGCAATGGACGGCATCCTCGCGACCGTCCACGTCGGCCGGCGGCGCTAGAATGATCCTCCCCCGCCAGGGGGAGGTGGCACGCGCAGCGTGACGGAGGGGGCGGACGCGCAGTGCGCGGGTCGAGAGCGCATCACTCACCGCCCCCTCCGACGCCTTCGGCGCCACCTCCCCCTGGCGGGGGAGGATAGGGACCCCCGTTTGGCACCCAACCCACCCCCCGCGCGTACTACCCCCATGGCAAAGCTCGGCGACTGGCTCGAACCCCACCCGCACGGCATCCTCGTCAAGCCGATCGACGCGTGGATCGACCCCTCGATCCCCGTCGCACGCGCGCTGGTGACGCACGGTCATGCCGACCACGCCCGCGGCGGGCACGAGGCGGTCTGGGCCACGCCCGAGACTCTCGCGATCATGGACGCGCGCTACGGCCCGCAGGCCGGCAACTCCGTCGCGTACGGCGAAACGATCCGGATGGGAGAGGTCGACATCGGCTACGTCCCCGCCGGCCACGTCCTCGGCTCCGCGCAGATCGTGCTCGACTATCGCGGCGAACGCATCGTCGTCTCGGGCGATTACAAGCGCCGCTCCGACCCGACCTGCACGCCGTTCGAACCGGTCAAATGCGACGTCTTCGTCACCGAGGCCACGTTCGGCCTGCCCGTCTTCCGCCACCCCGACACCGGCGACGAGATCGACAAGCTGATCGCGGCGCTCCACGCCAACCCCGATCGGTGCGTCGTCGTCGGCGCCTACGCGCTCGGCAAGGCGCAACGCGTCATCGCCGAACTGCGCGAGCGCGGGCACGAGGCGCCGATCTACATCCACGGCGCGCTGCAACGCCTCTGCGACCTCTATGTCGAGCACGGCGTCCGGCTGGGCGACCTCATCCCCGTCGGCGACACCAGGAAGGCGGAGATGGCGGGCCATGTCGTGATGTGCCCGCCCGGCGCGCTCAACGACCGCTGGTCGCGGCGGCTGCCCGACCCGATCACCGCGATGGCCAGCGGCTGGATGCGCGTCCGCCAGCGCGCGGTGCAGAAGAACGTCGAACTCCCGCTGATCCTGTCCGACCATGCCGACTGGGACGAACTCACCACCACCCTGACCGAGATCGCCCCCAAGGAAGTCTGGGTCACCCACGGCCGCGAGGACGCCCTCGTCCACTGGTGCATGACCCGCCAGATCAAGGCACGCGCGCTGGCGCTGGTGGGCTTCGAGGACGAGGATGACTAACCCCCCGTCACGCCCGTCACTTTCCGTCACCCTGAACTCGTTTCAGGGTCCACCCGTCCCCAGGCGATAGCGCCCGAGTGGACGTGGATGCTGAACCAAGTTCAGCATGACGGAGGAGCGAAGGTTACGCCCCTTCCAACGTCCGAGCCCGACGCCGCTGCACCGAACTCCCGATCCCCAGCGCCTCGCGGTATTTCGCCACCGTCCGCCGAGCGATGTCGAACCCCTTCGCGTTGAGCAGCTCGACCAACGTATCGTCCGACAAAATCTTCGCCCCCTCGGTCGCGATCAGCCCGCGGATCGCTGCCTTCACCGCTTGCGCCGACACCGCATCCCCGCCGTCCGCCGCCTGGATCGCCGACGTGAAGAAATATTTCAGCTCGTACAGCCCGCGCGCGCAGCTCACATATTTGTTGCTCGTCACCCGGCTGACGGTCGATTCGTGCATCTCGATCGCATCCGCCACCTGCTTCAGCGTCAGCGGCCGCAGGTGGGCGACGCCCTTCAGGAAGAACGCCTCCTGCTGCTTCACGATCTCGGTCGCGACCTTGATGATCGTCCGCTGGCGCTGGTCGAGTGCCTTTACCAGCCAGTTCGCGCTCGCCAGGCACTCGGTCAGCCACGCCTTCGACGCCTTGTCCTGCTGGCCGCCTGCAAGCTCGGTATAATAGCTCCGGTTGACCAGCACGCGCGGCAGCGTCGCGCTGTTGATCTCGATCCCCCAGCCGGTCTTGGTGCGCGCGACGAACAGGTCGGGCACCACCGCCTGCGACGGTTCGCCGCCATAGCGGCACCCGGGTTTCGGGTCGTAGCCGCGTAGTTCGCGGATCATGTCCGCCATGTCCTCGTCGTCGACCTGGCAGATCCGCTTCAGCCGCGTCAGTTCGCCGCGCGCGAGCAGGTCGAGATTCTCGATCAGTCGCGCCATGCATGGATCGTAGCGGTCCGCCTCCTTCGCCTGCAGCGCGAGGCATTCGGCGAGATCGCGCGCGCCGACCCCGGTCGGATCGAGGGTGTGGATGATGCCCAGCACGCGCTCGACCCGCGCCAGCGGCACGCCCAGCCGCTCGGCGATCTCGCGCACCGGCACGCTCAGATACCCCGCCTCGTCGATCTGGTCGATCAGATGCGCTGCAATGAACGCATCATCCTGCCCCACCACCGACCCCGCCTGCGCCATCAGATGGTCGGCAAGGCTGAGCCCGGTATCCGCGAACGCGTCGAGATCGGGCCCGTCCTCGCCGCCAGCACCGCCCGTGCTCGCCCCGGTCATCGACAGCGCGCCGTCATTGCCGCTGCCGCCGTCGGCGATGCTGTCCTGCTGATGGCTCTCGGTCGCATAGTCGACGTCGAGCGCCGGCTCGGCGGCGCCGCCCGCGCCCGAGAGCAACTCGTCCGCCGCGACGCGCTCGTCGCGGACCTCGGCGACCGGTTCGCGATCGGGGATGTCGCCGTCCTCGGCCGGGCTCGCCTCGAGCAGCGGGTTGCGCTCGACCTCCTCGGCGATGAACCCCTCGATCTCCAGGTTCGACAGCGCGAGCAGCTTGATCGCCTGCTGCAGCTGCGGCGTCATCACGAGCGATTGCGACTGGCGCAGGTCGAGACGCGGCGCGAGACTCATGGACGGCCGCCCCAACCCAAACCCGTCACCCCAGCGAAGGCTGGGGTCTCGTGCGGCAAGGGCGCGCCCTCCGACCGGGAGATCCCAGCCTTCGCTGGGATGACGGAAAGAGGCGCGTTGGTCCCCATAGCCCTAGAGCGAGAACCCCTCGCCGAGATACAGCCGCCGCACATTGGCGTCCGCCACCAGCTCGGCCGGCGACCCTGAGAACAGCACGCGCCCGTCATAGATGATATACGCGCGGTCGACGATCTCCAGCGTCTCGCGGACGTTGTGGTCGGTGATCAGCACGCCGATGTCGCGCCGCTTCAGGTCCTTCACCAGGTCGCGGATGTCTGCGATCGAGATCGGGTCGATCCCCGCGAACGGCTCGTCGAGCAGCATAATCGACGGATCCGCCGCGAGCGCGCGCGCGATTTCCGCGCGCCGTCGCTCGCCGCCCGACAGCGCCATCGCCGGCGCGGTCCGCAGCCGGGTCAGCCCGAACTCCTCGAGCAGCGTATCGAGTTTCCGCTCGCGCGCGGCCTTGTCCGGCTCGGACAGCTCAAGCACGGTGAGGATGTTCTTCTCGATGTTGAGCCCGCGGAAGATCGACGTCTCCTGCGGCAGATATCCCAGCCCCAGGATCGCGCGGCGGTACATCGGCAGGCTGGTGATGTCCTCGCCGTCCAGCATGATGCGGCCCGAATCGGGCTTCACCAGCCCCATCACCGAATAGAAGCAGGTCGTCTTGCCCGCGCCGTTCGGCCCGAGCAGCCCGACGACCTCGCCGCGCCCGACCGACACCGACACGTCGGTCAGAACGGTGCGCTTGTCATAGGATTTGGCGATCGAGACGACCTGGAGTCCGTGCGCGACCGGCGCTTCGACGATCGGCGCCGTCGCGGATCCGTCGATCGGGGGCGGGGTGGTCGCGTCCATGGCCAACGTCTCGCAAAAACAGGTTAATTCTAAGTCGCGGACGGTCGCCGGGACCGTCCGGTCAGTTGCGCTTGGGGACTGAGAACGTCCCCGTCACGCGCCCGCCGGTCTGCGTCACGCCCGACGTCGCGCCGGTCGCGCCCTTGCTGCCCGCCACCGACGATCCGTCGATCACCGCGCGCCCGCTATCCAGGTTCATCGTCAGCCGCCCGCCGTTCACGGTGTTCCCCGCCTGGGTCAGCGTCACCGCGCCCAGCATCGTAATGATGCGGCGGTTGAGGTCGTAGATCGCGTACTGGCTGCGCGCGGTCTGGTCCGGCCGCTTGACGGTGACCCCGCCGCTCGCGTCGAGCCGCGATACCTGCGGGTTCCCGCCGACGACCTCGCCGGTATAGGCGACCGTCATCCGTGCCGAATTCAGCGTCATCTCGGCCTGCCTGACCGAGACGTTGCCCGACAGCACCGCGCGGTTGGCCTTGTCCTGCAGCTCGATATGATCCGCGCCGAAATCGATCGGCGCGTTGGAATTATGCGCCTTTTGCGCAAGGGCGCCGCTCGCGGGCAGCGAAACGAGCAGGGCGGCGAGAAGGGACAGGCGCATGGCGGCTATTTCGCCCCTCTGGGGACGATCCGCAAGCGCGCATTGCCATCGAGCGTCACGGTGCGCCCTTCCAGGTCGGCGCGCAGCGCGTTGGCGCTGAACACGCCTTGCGGCACGGTGCCGTTGACCGCACCGCCGCTGCGCATCGTCCGGTTGGCGAGGTCGAGCGTCGCATCGTTGGTCTTGAGGTCGTAGCCGCCCGCCGCGGTGAAGTTCAGCGGCCCGTCGAGCTGCACCTTCTGCGTGTCCATGTCGTAGCGCCCGGTGTTCGCCTTGATCTGCGCCGGGCCATCGGTCAGCTGGATATGCGCGTCGAGCTTGTTGAGCTGGACGATCGGCTCGGCCGAGCTCTTCTGGATCGCCGACCCGGCATCCAAGCGGAACGCCTGGCCCTTCGAATCCTGCCCGCGATACTGCGCCGATTGCAGCTTCAGCCGCTCGGACGCGACATCGACCTTGTTCTTGTCGAGCACGAACGACACGTCGCCGCCCGCGGTCAGCGGCGCCATCACCAGGAATGCCGCCAGCACGCCGATCAGCGTCGGCAGCCCCACGCGCGCGACCGCGATCAGCCGGTCGTGCGTGCCACCGGGCTGCGCCCAGAGCTGCCGCTTGGACCGTTCGCGCCGCGCGACCGCCGAGGGTGGGACCGTGGTGATCATCAGGCGTGCGCGAAGATGTCGATCTCGGGCCATCCGGCCAGATCGAGCGCCGCGCGCGTCGGCAGGAAGTCGAAGCACGCCTGCGCCAGCGCCGTCCGGCCTTCGCGTGCGAGCCGCATGTCGAGCTCGGTCTTCAACCGGTGGAGGAAGCGGACGTCCGACGCCGCATAGTCCTTCTGCGCGTCGCTCAAGGTCGGGCTGCCCCAGTCCGACGATTGCTGCTGCTTGGAGATGTCCTGCCCGAGCAGTTCGCGCACCAGCTCCTTGAGGCCATGCCGGTCGGTATAGGTCCGCACCAGCCGCGATGCGATCTTGGTGCAATAGACCGGGGCTGCGACGACGCCGAGATAATGCTGGACCGCGGCGATATCGAATCGGCCGAAATGATACAGCTTCAGCCGGGCGGGATCAGCGAGCAGCGCCTTCAGGTTCGGCGCATCATAGCCGGCGCCCGCCGCGAATCGCACCAGATGCTCGTCGGGCCCGCCGTCCGACAGCTGCACCAGGCACAGCCGGTCGCGCGGCGTGATCAGTCCCATCGTCTCGGTATCGACCGCGATCGATGCGCCGGGGGCGAACAAGTCGGCGGGAATGTCGTGTTCGTGCAGATATACGGTCATCCCCGGGCCCTAGCGGTCCGCGCACCCCCGCTCAAGCGGTGTATCGCGCCGCTCACACACGCGCCGGTCGATCCCCTTGCGTCACTCTGACGAAAGTCAGGACCCGGAGGCTCTGACGACTCCGCCCGTAACCCCCGGGTCCCGGGCCAAGCCGGGGATGACGACCGGGTGTTGGCCCTGATCCGTGTTCCTGACCCACATCAGCATCACGCACGAAAATGCCTCAACCCGTGCCTTCCGTGCCACGGTTCGGCCATGATTCCTCCGGAATGGTTGACTCCGAACAAGATTCTGTTCGCGACCGCTTGCATTTTGCGCTAGGGGTACCGGTAAGGCGCAAAAGGTTTCGCGCCGGAGAACCTGCGTTTGTCGTCCGGCACGGGGGTTTTTGGAGAGATTTGCGGGCGAACCGGGAAGACGATCAGGGCTTATGGGTTTCGATAAAGGTGGCCGCGGGAACCGTGGCGGGCGCGGCCGCGACAAGCGCGACAGCTTCGGTGGCGGTGACGAAGGCGGCAGCGGCTTCGGCGGCGGCAGCTCGTACGGCGGTGGCAGCAGCTACGGTGGCGGCAGCAGCTACGGCGGCGGCGGCGATCGCTTCGGCGGCGGCAGCAGCTACGGCG
This sequence is a window from Sphingomonas ginsenosidivorax. Protein-coding genes within it:
- a CDS encoding ligase-associated DNA damage response DEXH box helicase, producing MREQAVTDLPPILENWFAARGWRPRRHQVEMLEQGRAGRHALLVAATGAGKTLAGFLPTLSELVEDPTEGLHTLYVSPLKALAVDVQRNLITPIEEMGLDIRVETRTGDTPSDKKARQRIKPPQILLTTPESLSLLLSYPDSFTMFEGIRTIVVDEVHAFATGKRGDLLSLCMARLQRISPGMRRVALSATVADADGYRAWLAPDGDIDQVASVAGEAGAEPNIEILLPEGRIPWSGHSGRYAAEQVMTQIEAHRTSIVFCNTRSLAELIFQDLWKVNVNSLPIGVHHGSLAKEARQRVEGAMAEGKLRALVATASLDLGVDWGDVDCVIQMGAPKGSSRLLQRIGRANHRLDESSEAIVVPGNRFEYLEARAALDAVEAGELDADIFREGGLDVLAQHVMACACAAPFHQDALLDEIRSALPYSALPTDTFERVLGFIRDGGYSLKAYDKFKRLTQDADGSWRVSHPKFIGQHRLNAGIIVEATMLQVRFNNGRQLGKVEEAFASTLSHGDTFFFAGLSLEVMKIDTEDLIVRATSRPARIPTYGGSRMPLSTNLAARVREFLATPQEWSRFPDDVREWLEFQAYRSVLPKPGQLLVETFPREGRHYMVAYSFEGWNAHQSLGMLITRRMETQGLKPLGFVANDYAIAVYGLEKITDPASLFSSDILEHEFVDWVQQSHLLKRAFREVAVIGGLVERQHPGKRKTGKQVTFSTDLIYDVLRKYEPTHLLLEAAWADARARMTDVGRLANLLDRAADTMLHVDVERVTPLAVPVLTLIGREKVSTGNADDALLVEAEALAAEAMRVD
- a CDS encoding ligase-associated DNA damage response exonuclease, whose translation is MAKLGDWLEPHPHGILVKPIDAWIDPSIPVARALVTHGHADHARGGHEAVWATPETLAIMDARYGPQAGNSVAYGETIRMGEVDIGYVPAGHVLGSAQIVLDYRGERIVVSGDYKRRSDPTCTPFEPVKCDVFVTEATFGLPVFRHPDTGDEIDKLIAALHANPDRCVVVGAYALGKAQRVIAELRERGHEAPIYIHGALQRLCDLYVEHGVRLGDLIPVGDTRKAEMAGHVVMCPPGALNDRWSRRLPDPITAMASGWMRVRQRAVQKNVELPLILSDHADWDELTTTLTEIAPKEVWVTHGREDALVHWCMTRQIKARALALVGFEDEDD
- the rpoN gene encoding RNA polymerase factor sigma-54; this translates as MSLAPRLDLRQSQSLVMTPQLQQAIKLLALSNLEIEGFIAEEVERNPLLEASPAEDGDIPDREPVAEVRDERVAADELLSGAGGAAEPALDVDYATESHQQDSIADGGSGNDGALSMTGASTGGAGGEDGPDLDAFADTGLSLADHLMAQAGSVVGQDDAFIAAHLIDQIDEAGYLSVPVREIAERLGVPLARVERVLGIIHTLDPTGVGARDLAECLALQAKEADRYDPCMARLIENLDLLARGELTRLKRICQVDDEDMADMIRELRGYDPKPGCRYGGEPSQAVVPDLFVARTKTGWGIEINSATLPRVLVNRSYYTELAGGQQDKASKAWLTECLASANWLVKALDQRQRTIIKVATEIVKQQEAFFLKGVAHLRPLTLKQVADAIEMHESTVSRVTSNKYVSCARGLYELKYFFTSAIQAADGGDAVSAQAVKAAIRGLIATEGAKILSDDTLVELLNAKGFDIARRTVAKYREALGIGSSVQRRRARTLEGA
- the lptB gene encoding LPS export ABC transporter ATP-binding protein gives rise to the protein MDATTPPPIDGSATAPIVEAPVAHGLQVVSIAKSYDKRTVLTDVSVSVGRGEVVGLLGPNGAGKTTCFYSVMGLVKPDSGRIMLDGEDITSLPMYRRAILGLGYLPQETSIFRGLNIEKNILTVLELSEPDKAARERKLDTLLEEFGLTRLRTAPAMALSGGERRRAEIARALAADPSIMLLDEPFAGIDPISIADIRDLVKDLKRRDIGVLITDHNVRETLEIVDRAYIIYDGRVLFSGSPAELVADANVRRLYLGEGFSL
- a CDS encoding LptA/OstA family protein, whose amino-acid sequence is MRLSLLAALLVSLPASGALAQKAHNSNAPIDFGADHIELQDKANRAVLSGNVSVRQAEMTLNSARMTVAYTGEVVGGNPQVSRLDASGGVTVKRPDQTARSQYAIYDLNRRIITMLGAVTLTQAGNTVNGGRLTMNLDSGRAVIDGSSVAGSKGATGATSGVTQTGGRVTGTFSVPKRN
- the lptC gene encoding LPS export ABC transporter periplasmic protein LptC translates to MITTVPPSAVARRERSKRQLWAQPGGTHDRLIAVARVGLPTLIGVLAAFLVMAPLTAGGDVSFVLDKNKVDVASERLKLQSAQYRGQDSKGQAFRLDAGSAIQKSSAEPIVQLNKLDAHIQLTDGPAQIKANTGRYDMDTQKVQLDGPLNFTAAGGYDLKTNDATLDLANRTMRSGGAVNGTVPQGVFSANALRADLEGRTVTLDGNARLRIVPRGAK
- a CDS encoding ribonuclease D; translated protein: MTVYLHEHDIPADLFAPGASIAVDTETMGLITPRDRLCLVQLSDGGPDEHLVRFAAGAGYDAPNLKALLADPARLKLYHFGRFDIAAVQHYLGVVAAPVYCTKIASRLVRTYTDRHGLKELVRELLGQDISKQQQSSDWGSPTLSDAQKDYAASDVRFLHRLKTELDMRLAREGRTALAQACFDFLPTRAALDLAGWPEIDIFAHA